A genomic window from Purpureocillium takamizusanense chromosome 2, complete sequence includes:
- a CDS encoding uncharacterized protein (TransMembrane:1 (o475-498i)~EggNog:ENOG503NU0Q), whose translation MEQWSSSSSPAIVSAAAEQAHAFPYVPTQILTPSACVNQSSCRGRDVAYVFSPSSSTSRDGVRFLALNYSSGIDAGAEPKPVSTTASLPFLQDAESATTAFGAARAASGEVLVFAGACDGPGGDVWSYTPGGNNGDDKDVKWQRRTTTRKQGGAAGGSTQGPYFLGGTLAFSSKLAPTMDEPTLYTYGGMCAPPSTSTAKTQDWQSNANYTKTMMSLSPAAAQDGGYNLGVASVLGPRSPFAGFSVTQLPPSVTNISGTVTQQASFVFLGGHTQWAFINMSTAAVWSLPEETWSYVNVQPPSPPPSTAAGEIRKEKKAAVATTPDNVYSRSGHTAVLSEDGGSVVVLGGWVGDVGTPAEPQLAVLEMSQAYSSWRWRIPETQPESGIYGHGAAMLPGNVMVVYGGWETKNITTTTTKQKRQDAPATASSLRFLNLTSMAWTSSYTNPHAAGRGGGGDDESHDAPGSDGSSKSRRLGLGLGLGLGLALLLGVVFGFLLWRMRQRRKQARHDEAVRAMAEDARHFLHDGDMMERDDFLFGWGGQRDWRTGGQQQQGGDGRSLGYESLRGAAGGAGGRASLDAGSSSIARKPLAGGGATRGMMMRNGYQPALPADGGRFSGTFASPPGVIHPILEDDEDEYYGHDEQHENEHEHANLASAAAAAPLTPTSEAHSDPFATPVTATAPPVIFFPTTAAAATGGGLRTSSPDSRGSNNSSPVRRTDPDVQDWVSDVDAADALLARYSSTRQQHQQQQQQQQQQSSSLLQQGRVSPTRRGSNRSTLTLGLRDDDSRTGSNLSESARSAADSLRRSASGRRSGGFLLGLGLGGGGEHSKPGSSSSSSYNTARSGFGALQAEAPGLLMGSSGGGARTTAPASPTGWGGGAATGDHNNDDDDEYALPPGSPSKSKPPSRRTWLGSLRRVFSGSGSGSSGASPASASREELDSHQHHQYQQASSGAALMTAGAGALSGELLRRKQGRHDWQDSGDEGGGGSSTVGMGAAGRRGRRSEHHGGDDDDGAREKDEWDIERAVEQRLVQVMFTVPKERLRVVNAAADDGDDDNEDDDDNGGADNRALGKPPVTVTAQQRGQEHVAPAEALREPHVAELVDPSSTDTSTPTTTTTKSSLRSAASREGGLRLAGEQQQRQEEGGDATTATQRDVGTPGAAGDAANMTAIVVDTSKDVGGVEDKNDKHDHHHHHHDHNDEKDDEDEDVHDSSFLSGIGSGDGGSARAKHQSHAGTVSSGGGDYLGVMDGTTTMSNPRLSHSTDGSSWRGDRSSGVFMTAEAVTFERPRMRMTRVRDMVDRYETRSAEASPVRSQADSPTRGTHRSS comes from the exons ATGGAGCAGTGG tcctcctcctcctcccccgccatcgtctccgccgccgcagaacAAGCGCACGCCTTCCCCTACGTGCCGACACAGATCCTCACCCCCAGCGCCTGCGTCAACCAGTCGtcctgccgcggccgcgacgtcgcctACGTCTTCagcccgtcatcgtcgacgtcgcgcgacggcgtgcgcttcctcgccctcaacTACTCCTcgggcatcgacgccggcgcggagcccAAGCCCGTGTCCACCACCGCATCCTTGCCCTTTCTCCAAGACGCcgagtcggcgacgacggcctttggcgcggcgcgggcggctaGTGGCGAGGTGCTCGTCTTTGCCGGCGCGTGCGACggtcccggcggcgacgtctggAGCTACACACCCGGCGGCAAcaatggcgacgacaaggacgtCAAGTGGCAgcggaggacgacgacgaggaaacaaggaggggcggcgggaggaagCACGCAGGGACCATACTTTCTGGGCGGAACGCTCGCCTTCTCGTCCAAGCTGGCGCCCACCATGGACGAGCCGACGCTTTACACGTACGGCGGCatgtgcgcgccgccgtcgacgtcaacgGCCAAGACGCAGGACTGGCAGTCCAACGCAAACTACACcaagacgatgatgagccTCTCCCCGGCAGCCGCGCAGGATGGCGGCTACAATCTGGGCGTGGCGTCTGTGCTAggcccgcgctcgcccttTGCGGGCTTCTCGGTGAcgcagctgccgccctcggtgACCAACATATCGGGGACCGTGACGCAGCAGGCGAGCTTCGTGTTTCTCGGCGGGCACACGCAGTGGGCCTTTATCAACAtgagcacggcggccgtctggAGCCTGCCCGAGGAGACGTGGTCGTACGTCAACgtgcagccgccgtcgccaccgccatcgacggccgcgggtgAGATtaggaaggagaagaaggcggcagTGGCGACGACACCAGACAACGTGTACAGCCGGTCGGGCCACACGGCGGTGCTcagcgaggacggcggctcCGTCGTTGTACTCGGCGGCtgggtcggcgacgtgggcaCGCCGGCGGAGCCGCAGCTCGCGGTGCTCGAGATGAGCCAGGCGTACAGCTCCTGGCGATGGCGCATCCCCGAGACGCAGCCGGAGAGCGGCATCtacggccacggcgcggcgatgctgcccgGCAACGTCATGGTCGTGTATGGCGGGTGGGAGACCAAGAACAtaaccacgacgacgacgaagcagAAGCGCCAAGACGcccccgcgacggcatcgtcgctgcGCTTCTTGAACCTGACGTCCATGGCGTGGACCTCGTCGTACACGAACCCCCACGCGGcagggagaggcggcggcggcgacgacgagtccCACGACGCACCCGGGTCGGACGGATCATCAAAGTCACggcgcctcgggctcgggctcgggctggggctgggcctcgcgctgctactcggcgtcgtcttcgggTTCCTGCTCTGGCGcatgcggcagcggcggaagCAGGCGcggcacgacgaggcggtgcgggccatggccgaggacgcgcgaCACTTCCTCCACGACGGTGACATGATGGAGCGCGACGACTTTCTCTTTGGCTGGGGCGGCCAGCGGGACTGGCGTaccggcggccagcagcagcagggaggcgacgggcggtcGCTGGGATACGAGAGCCtccggggcgccgccggaggagcgggaggacgggcctcgctcgacgccggctcGAGTTCCATTGCCCGGAAGCCCCtggccggcggaggcgccaCCCGAGGCATGATGATGCGCAATGGCTATCAGCCGGCGCTGCCTGCGGACGGTGGGCGATTCAGCGGCACGTTCGCGTCGCCACCGGGCGTCATCCATCCgatcctcgaggacgacgaggacgagtactacggccatgacgagcagcACGAGAACGAGCACGAGCATGCGAATctggcgtcggcagcagcagcggcgccgctgacgccCACCTCGGAGGCGCACTCGGATCCCTTCGCCACGCCcgtcacggccacggcgccgcccgtcatcttcttccccacgacggcggcggcggcgacggggggcgGCCTCCGGACGTCGAGCCCGGACAGCAGgggcagcaacaacagcagtCCCGTCCGGCGCACCGATCCGGATGTCCAGGACTGGGTGTCGGACGTGGACGCCGCGgacgcgctgctcgcgcgATACAGCTCGACTcgccagcagcatcagcagcagcaacagcagcaacagcagcagtcatcgtcgttgctgcagcagggccgcGTGTCGCCAACGCGCCGCGGATCGAATCGCTCGACCCTCACActcggcctgcgcgacgacgactcgcgCACCGGCTCCAACCTGTCCGAGTCGGCGCGCAGTGCGGCCGACAGTCTGcgccgctccgcctcgggTCGCCGCTCCGGAggcttcctcctcggtctcggcctcggcggcggcggtgagcACTCCAAGCCCgggagcagctcctcgagcagctaCAACACGGCGCGGTCCGGCTTTGGcgcgctgcaggccgaggcgccgggcCTGCTCATGGGtagcagtggcggcggcgctcgaacgacggcaccggccagcccgacgggatggggaggcggcgcggcgaccgGAGACCacaacaacgacgatgacgacgagtacGCGCTCCCGCCCGGCTCGCCGTCCAAGTCCAAgccaccgtcgcggcgcacgtGGCTGGGCTCGCTGCGGCGCGTCTtctccggcagcggcagcggcagcagcggcgcgtcgccggccagcgcatctcgcgaggagctcgactCTCACCAACACCATCAGTACCAGCAGGCTAGCAGCGGTGCCGCGCTGAtgacggccggcgcgggggcgctgagcggcgagctgctccgCCGGAAGCAGGGCCGACATGACTGGCAGgactcgggcgacgagggcggtggcggtaGCAGCACGGTCGGTATGGGAGCAGCagggagaagaggaagaagaagcgagcaccacggcggcgacgacgacgacggggcgcgAGAAAAGGACGAGTGGGATATCGAGCGGGCGGTGGAGCAGCGGCTGGTGCAGGTCATGTTCACGGTGCCTAAGGAGCGCCTGCGCGtggtcaacgccgccgcggacgacggcgacgacgataacgaggatgatgatgataatggTGGTGCGGACAACCGGGCGTTGGGCAAGCCGCccgtgacggtgacggctcagcagcgcggccaggAACACGTCGCCCCAGCCGAGGCGTTGCGGGAGCCGCACGTCGCGGAGCTGGTCGACCCGTCGAGCACGGACACgagcacgccgacgacgacgacgaccaagtCTTCGctgcgctcggcggcgtcgcgagAGGGCGGGTTGCGGCTAgcaggcgagcagcagcaacggcaggaggagggcggcgatgccaccaccgccacgcaGAGAGATGTCGGCACACCAGGCGCCGCGGGTGATGCTGCCAACATgaccgccatcgtcgtcgataCGAGCAAGGACGTTGGTGGCGTTGAAGACAAGAACGACAAGCACgatcaccatcatcatcatcacgaccATAACGACGAgaaagacgacgaagatgaagaCGTCCACGACAGCAGCTTCCTCAGCGgcatcggcagcggcgacggcggcagcgcgcgggCCAAGCATCAGAGCCACGCCGGCACCgtcagcagcggcggcggcgactacCTAGGCGTGATGGAcgggacgacgaccatgTCGAACCCGCGCCTGTCGCACTCGACGGAcgggtcgtcgtggcgcgGAGACCGGTCGTCGGGCGTCTTcatgacggccgaggcggtgaCGTTTGAGCGCCCGCGGATGCGCATGACGCGCGTGCGCGACATGGTGGACCGGTACGAgacgcgcagcgccgaggcgagTCCCGTGCGGAGCCAGGCGGACAGCCCGACGAGGGGGACGCACCGCTCGTCATGA
- a CDS encoding Phosphatidylinositol diacylglycerol-lyase (COG:S~EggNog:ENOG503P77X) has product MGKPSLPSLSLPLPPPPRLRHRRPVRARRVPPLLALAAAAAMALLYLLLLAVAPCLVRGGCYRGYRSAWSFDAHAGHHPAWMAAVPDDTNLTSLSIPGTHDTMTYGLLRRDPVLNCQNWNLSVQLDAGLRYLDIRARLRDDELHIYHGDGYTGFSFADVLRDVLAFLVANPSEALVMRLKEEGRPVGANNSKTFEEAFVGYYRGGGGGSSGERQPRNNHLADHLYLYDNRSAPIPTLGALRSRVFLLQDFASSSQGAPSYGLAWDGPQMALEDAWIVPDVYHLAEKWTAIRTALERAATDALDNARLYLAHVSASIGVLPVEAAAGPLNRTVTGMNDMTGQWVRDFERVPEARRTGVVIFDFPGRQAIEAVLAWNKKLGVKV; this is encoded by the coding sequence ATGGGCAAGCCGTCGCTGCCATCGCTTTcgctccccctcccgccgccgcctcgcctccgtcatcgtcgtcccgtccgcgcacgccgcgtcccgccgctcctcgccctcgccgccgccgccgccatggcgctccTCTACCTGCTCCTCTTGGCCGTCGCGCCGtgcctcgtccgcggcggctgctaCCGCGGCTACCGCTCGGCGTGGAGCTTCGACGCGCACGCCGGGCACCACCcggcgtggatggcggccgtcCCCGACGACACCAACCTCACCAGCCTCAGCATCCCCGGCACCCACGACACCATGACGTacggcctgctgcgccgcgaccCCGTCCTCAACTGCCAGAACTGGAACCTCAGCgtccagctcgacgccggcctgcgcTACCTCGACatccgcgcccgcctgcgcgacgacgagctgcacatttaccacggcgacggctaCACGGGCTTCAGCTTCGCCGACGTCCTGCGCGACGTGctcgccttcctcgtcgccaacccCTCCGAGGCCTTGGTCATGCGcctcaaggaggagggccgccccgtcggcgCCAACAACTCCAAGACGTTTGAGGAGGCCTTTGTCGGCTActaccgcggcggcggcggcggcagcagcggcgagcggcaACCACGCAACAACCACCTTGCTGACCACCTGTACCTGTACGACAACCGCAGCGCCCCCATCCCCACGCTCGGCGCCCTGCGCTCGCGCGTCTTCCTGCTGCAGGActttgcctcgtcgtcgcagggGGCCCCTTCCTACGGGCTCGCCTGGGACGGCCCGCAGatggcgctcgaggacgcctgGATCGTCCCCGACGTCTACCACCTCGCCGAGAAGTGGACCGCCATCCgcaccgccctcgagcgcgccgccaccgacgccctcgacaacGCCCGCCTCTACCTCGCCCACGTCTCCGCCTCCATCGGCGTCCtgcccgtcgaggccgccgcggggccccTCAACCGCACCGTCACGGGCATGAACGACATGACGGGCCAGTGGGTCCGCGACTTTGAGCGCGTCCCCGAGGCGCGCCGcaccggcgtcgtcatctttGACTTTcccggcaggcaggccatcGAGGCGGTCCTGGCGTGGAACAAGAAGCTCGGCGTCAAGGTGTAG